One region of Priestia megaterium genomic DNA includes:
- the leuS gene encoding leucine--tRNA ligase — protein sequence MAFNHEKIEQKWQKVWEENKTFRTTEDEGKRKFYALDMFPYPSGAGLHVGHPEGYTATDILSRMKRMQGYNVLHPMGWDAFGLPAEQYALDTGNDPAEFTELNINNFRRQIKSLGFSYDWEREINTTDPNYYKWTQWIFLQLYKKGLAYVDEVAVNWCPALGTVLANEEVIDGKSERGGHPVERRPMKQWMLKITAYADRLLEDLDDLDWPESIKEMQRNWIGRSEGAHVHFTIDGYDETFTVFTTRPDTLFGATYAVLAPEHPFVDKITTAEQKEAVEAYLDQIKSKSDLERTDLAKDKTGVFTGAYAINPVNGERMPIWIADYVLMSYGTGAIMAVPAHDERDYEFAVKFELPIKEVVAGGDVSKEAYTGDGEHVNSDFLNGLDKEEAISNMIQWLQANEKGEKQVTYRLRDWLFSRQRYWGEPIPVIHWEDGTTTAVPEDQLPLVLPKTTEIKPSGTGESPLANIDDWVNVVDPETGKKGRRETNTMPQWAGSCWYYLRYIDPTNSEVLADADKLKEWLPVDIYIGGAEHAVLHLLYARFWHKFLYDIGVVPTKEPFQKLFNQGMILGENNEKMSKSKGNVVNPDEIVESHGADTLRLYEMFMGPLDASIAWSTKGLDGARRFLDRVWRLLIEDNGELSSKVQESNDTTLERVYHQTVKKVTEDYEGLRFNTGISQLMVFINDAYKVDVLPKQYVEGFVKLLAPICPHTTEELWSKLGHEDTISYEAWPAFDEAKLVDDEVEIVVQINGKVRAKLNVPAEASREELQDIAMANEDVQEFIEGKTVRKVIAVPGKLVNIVAN from the coding sequence ATGGCTTTTAATCATGAAAAGATCGAACAAAAATGGCAAAAAGTTTGGGAAGAAAATAAAACATTTAGAACAACAGAAGATGAAGGAAAGCGTAAGTTTTACGCATTAGATATGTTCCCTTATCCATCTGGGGCGGGTTTACACGTTGGGCATCCAGAAGGTTATACAGCAACGGACATTTTATCTCGTATGAAGCGTATGCAAGGATACAATGTACTTCATCCAATGGGATGGGATGCATTCGGACTACCTGCTGAGCAGTATGCATTAGATACAGGAAACGATCCGGCTGAGTTCACTGAACTTAACATTAATAATTTCCGTCGTCAAATCAAATCGTTAGGTTTCTCTTACGATTGGGAGCGTGAAATTAATACAACTGATCCTAACTACTACAAATGGACGCAGTGGATTTTCTTACAGTTATATAAAAAAGGCTTAGCTTATGTGGATGAAGTAGCTGTTAACTGGTGTCCTGCGTTGGGAACAGTACTTGCAAACGAAGAAGTTATAGATGGCAAAAGTGAGCGCGGTGGGCATCCGGTTGAGCGTCGTCCAATGAAGCAGTGGATGCTTAAGATCACAGCTTATGCAGATCGTTTACTAGAAGATTTAGATGATCTTGATTGGCCAGAAAGTATTAAAGAAATGCAGCGAAACTGGATTGGCCGCTCTGAAGGAGCTCACGTTCACTTCACAATTGATGGATATGACGAAACATTTACTGTGTTCACAACGCGTCCTGATACGCTGTTTGGGGCAACGTATGCCGTTTTAGCACCTGAACATCCGTTTGTGGATAAAATTACGACAGCCGAACAAAAAGAAGCGGTAGAAGCGTATTTAGATCAAATTAAAAGCAAAAGCGATTTAGAGCGTACAGACTTAGCTAAAGACAAAACGGGCGTATTCACAGGTGCTTATGCAATTAACCCTGTAAACGGTGAGAGAATGCCAATTTGGATTGCTGACTATGTTCTAATGAGCTATGGTACAGGTGCAATTATGGCTGTTCCTGCTCATGATGAGCGTGATTATGAGTTTGCTGTTAAATTTGAACTGCCGATTAAAGAAGTAGTAGCGGGTGGAGACGTTTCAAAAGAAGCTTATACAGGCGACGGCGAGCACGTTAATTCAGACTTCTTAAATGGTCTAGATAAAGAAGAAGCAATTTCAAATATGATTCAGTGGCTTCAAGCAAATGAAAAAGGTGAAAAACAAGTAACATACCGTCTGCGTGACTGGTTATTCAGCCGTCAGCGCTACTGGGGTGAACCGATTCCTGTTATTCACTGGGAAGATGGCACAACAACTGCAGTTCCTGAAGATCAGCTTCCGCTTGTTTTACCAAAAACAACTGAAATCAAGCCGTCAGGTACAGGTGAATCTCCATTAGCAAACATTGATGACTGGGTGAACGTTGTAGATCCGGAAACGGGCAAAAAAGGGCGCCGCGAAACAAATACAATGCCTCAATGGGCAGGCAGCTGCTGGTACTACTTACGCTACATTGATCCAACGAACAGCGAAGTATTAGCAGATGCAGACAAATTAAAAGAATGGTTGCCGGTTGATATTTATATCGGTGGAGCTGAACACGCTGTTCTTCATCTATTGTATGCTCGTTTCTGGCATAAATTTTTATATGATATCGGCGTAGTTCCAACAAAAGAGCCGTTCCAAAAACTGTTTAACCAAGGTATGATTCTTGGAGAAAACAATGAAAAAATGAGTAAGTCAAAAGGTAACGTTGTAAACCCAGACGAAATCGTAGAAAGCCACGGTGCAGATACGCTTCGCCTTTACGAAATGTTTATGGGACCGTTAGATGCATCCATTGCTTGGTCAACAAAAGGGCTTGATGGTGCACGCCGTTTCTTAGATCGTGTATGGCGTTTACTTATCGAGGATAATGGTGAATTAAGCAGCAAGGTTCAAGAAAGCAATGATACTACACTTGAACGCGTATATCACCAAACGGTGAAAAAAGTAACGGAAGATTACGAAGGTCTTCGTTTTAATACAGGTATCTCTCAACTTATGGTATTCATCAACGACGCATACAAAGTTGATGTGCTGCCAAAGCAATACGTAGAAGGATTTGTGAAGCTATTAGCACCAATTTGTCCTCATACAACTGAGGAATTATGGAGCAAACTAGGCCACGAAGATACGATTTCATATGAAGCTTGGCCTGCGTTTGATGAAGCGAAACTTGTAGATGATGAAGTGGAAATTGTCGTTCAAATTAACGGTAAAGTACGTGCAAAATTAAACGTACCTGCTGAGGCATCTCGTGAAGAGCTTCAAGATATTGCAATGGCTAATGAAGATGTTCAAGAGTTCATTGAAGGTAAGACAGTACGCAAAGTGATTGCTGTGCCTGGTAAATTAGTAAACATCGTAGCTAATTAA
- a CDS encoding GntP family permease encodes MLSMIGLIGGLLLLIVLTMRGMNLFIAGPLSALVVALTSGMPLFPQLVKEGEANFVGNYMSGFTGFIASWYLMFLLGAVFGKVMEDSGAADSVSRWIVSKLGMKRAVLAIVLACAVLTYGGVSLFVVAFSVYPMALSLFKQADLPRRFIPAALAFGSVTFTMTSAGSPEIQNWIPIEYLKTSPYAGWEVSLVVAVVMAVFGYWWLKRLISKAVKNGERFISREKDPAVTENQSLPNPLLSLLPLVVVLIISFALHKPLQQSALIVALLSGIIVTYIVNRKHFKGFWNAASEGTLGALIAIGNTAAVVGFGGVAKAVPAFGVAVDAMTHIPGSPLIGGAIAVSVIAGMTGSASGGQAIALPILAPHYLDAGVNPEALHRVVAISSGVLDSLPHNGYVVTTINSICGETHKDAYGSVAAMTVIVPLVGLVLAIILFSFGFGI; translated from the coding sequence ATGCTTAGTATGATTGGATTAATTGGAGGATTATTGCTGCTCATTGTATTAACGATGAGAGGCATGAATTTATTTATAGCAGGTCCGCTTAGTGCTTTAGTTGTTGCGTTAACAAGCGGAATGCCTTTATTTCCACAGCTGGTGAAAGAAGGAGAAGCAAATTTTGTTGGGAATTATATGTCTGGTTTCACAGGATTTATTGCTTCTTGGTATTTAATGTTTCTATTGGGCGCCGTTTTTGGAAAAGTGATGGAAGACAGCGGGGCCGCTGATAGTGTTTCTCGCTGGATTGTCAGTAAACTAGGAATGAAAAGAGCAGTGTTGGCGATTGTACTTGCCTGTGCGGTCTTAACATATGGAGGAGTCAGTCTGTTTGTAGTAGCATTCTCTGTCTATCCAATGGCTTTAAGCTTATTCAAACAAGCTGATTTGCCGAGGCGGTTTATCCCTGCTGCTTTAGCATTCGGTTCCGTTACGTTTACGATGACCTCGGCTGGATCGCCTGAAATCCAAAACTGGATTCCAATTGAATATTTAAAGACTAGTCCGTATGCAGGATGGGAAGTTAGTTTAGTTGTAGCGGTAGTGATGGCTGTATTCGGCTACTGGTGGTTAAAGCGCTTGATTTCAAAAGCAGTTAAAAATGGAGAGCGTTTTATATCACGCGAGAAAGATCCAGCAGTAACGGAAAATCAGTCTCTTCCTAATCCGTTATTAAGTTTGCTTCCGCTTGTGGTCGTGCTCATTATTTCTTTTGCACTTCATAAGCCGCTTCAGCAATCTGCGTTGATTGTCGCACTTTTAAGCGGTATCATTGTCACATACATTGTGAACCGAAAACACTTTAAAGGATTTTGGAATGCAGCATCAGAAGGGACGCTTGGAGCGTTAATTGCAATTGGGAATACAGCTGCTGTCGTAGGTTTTGGAGGGGTTGCTAAGGCTGTTCCCGCGTTTGGAGTGGCTGTAGATGCCATGACGCATATTCCAGGCAGTCCGTTGATAGGGGGAGCTATTGCGGTGAGTGTTATCGCGGGGATGACAGGTTCGGCTTCAGGAGGTCAGGCGATTGCTTTGCCAATTTTAGCCCCTCACTATCTAGATGCTGGTGTAAATCCAGAAGCTCTCCACCGTGTAGTAGCTATATCTTCTGGCGTATTAGATTCCTTGCCTCATAATGGTTATGTCGTCACCACAATTAATTCTATTTGTGGAGAAACTCATAAAGATGCGTATGGATCAGTTGCAGCGATGACGGTAATTGTTCCGCTTGTTGGTCTCGTACTTGCGATTATCCTGTTTTCTTTTGGATTTGGTATTTAA
- a CDS encoding BaiN/RdsA family NAD(P)/FAD-dependent oxidoreductase, with product MIYDVVVIGGGPSGLMASIAAGESGANVLLIDKGNKLGRKLAISGGGRCNVTNRLPIDELIKHIPGNGRFLYSAFSVFNNEDIISYFEGLGIKLKEEDHGRMFPVSNKAQSVVDALISELHRLRVTIRTNTAVKRVNYENNTVKEVVLQDGEAIQTKSVVIAVGGKSVPHTGSTGDGYQWAKDAGHKITELYPTEVPITSSEHFIKTKTLQGLSLRNVGLSVLNKKGKPVITHQMDMIFTHFGISGPAALRCSQYVVKELKKQKSNTVQMSLDLFPSQNEEEIFQQLVKTTKEEPKKAIKNVLKGFVSERYLLFLLEQADIDSQALAGQLQHEKLREFSRMCKRFEFAVNGTLSLEKAFVTGGGVSVKEIHPKEMSSKFMQGLYFCGEILDIHGYTGGYNITSALVTGRLAGSNAGEFATSLA from the coding sequence ATGATATATGATGTAGTCGTAATCGGAGGAGGACCTTCTGGTTTGATGGCATCGATTGCAGCTGGTGAGTCAGGTGCAAACGTATTATTAATTGATAAAGGCAATAAACTTGGACGAAAGCTTGCCATTTCTGGAGGGGGCCGCTGTAATGTAACAAACCGCCTTCCGATTGATGAACTTATTAAACACATTCCAGGAAACGGACGCTTTTTATACAGTGCGTTTTCTGTTTTTAATAACGAAGATATCATCTCCTATTTTGAAGGCCTTGGAATTAAATTAAAAGAAGAAGATCACGGGCGTATGTTTCCGGTTAGCAATAAAGCACAATCTGTTGTTGATGCATTAATTAGTGAACTTCACCGTCTTCGTGTAACAATTCGCACAAACACAGCCGTTAAACGCGTAAACTATGAAAACAACACCGTGAAAGAAGTTGTGCTTCAAGACGGAGAAGCAATCCAAACGAAAAGCGTTGTGATTGCAGTAGGCGGAAAATCAGTGCCTCATACGGGTTCGACAGGAGACGGTTATCAATGGGCAAAAGATGCAGGTCATAAAATTACTGAACTTTACCCAACAGAAGTTCCTATTACATCTAGCGAACACTTTATTAAAACAAAAACGCTTCAAGGTCTATCGCTTCGCAACGTAGGACTAAGCGTACTTAATAAAAAAGGCAAACCTGTCATCACTCATCAGATGGATATGATTTTCACTCATTTTGGCATCTCTGGCCCTGCCGCTCTTCGCTGCAGCCAATATGTTGTTAAAGAGTTAAAGAAACAAAAAAGCAACACTGTTCAAATGTCTCTTGATTTATTTCCTAGCCAAAACGAAGAAGAGATTTTTCAACAATTAGTCAAAACAACAAAAGAAGAGCCGAAAAAAGCGATTAAAAATGTTTTAAAAGGTTTTGTATCTGAACGCTATCTACTATTTTTACTCGAGCAAGCAGACATTGATAGCCAAGCGCTAGCGGGACAGCTTCAGCATGAAAAACTGAGAGAATTCTCGAGAATGTGCAAACGATTTGAATTTGCTGTAAACGGCACACTTTCTTTAGAGAAAGCATTCGTCACAGGAGGCGGAGTATCCGTTAAAGAAATTCACCCAAAAGAAATGTCTTCTAAATTTATGCAAGGCCTTTACTTCTGCGGGGAAATTCTTGATATCCACGGATATACTGGAGGATACAATATTACTTCTGCCCTTGTAACAGGCCGTTTGGCTGGCAGTAATGCAGGAGAATTTGCAACAAGCCTAGCATAA
- a CDS encoding putative polysaccharide biosynthesis protein yields the protein MSDSKLLRGTFVLTLGTYVSRILGMIYLFPFAILVGTVGGALFGYGYNQYAIYLSIATAGMPMAVSKFVSKYNALGDYYTSRRMYRAGMKLMLVTGILAFLLLYSLAPVMSRITLGGSDLNNSLEDVVMVMRMVSVALIVVPMMSLMRGFFQGHQSMGPTAVSQVVEQLVRVVFLLASTYIVIKVVHGSLALAVGFATMGAFVGALAGLAVLIWYWKKRKPHLDKMVNEQTVTPTRISTVSIFKELLTYSLPYVFVSLAIPLYQYVDQFTFNRAMVAAGQKEIAESMNGIVQSYVPKLVMIPVSLATAFGLTLVPTITRSFVNKDYNVLQKQIDQTYQTIMFLVLPASVGLMALAGPAYTFFFGTDASDAGGNVLLYYAPVALLFSFFTVNGAILQGINKQKYAVLSLLFGLIVKIVVNVPFILMFHEIGSVLATALGYIVSLVYMFALIQKHAKYNYSEFIKRSVLILIFVAIMGISVKIVSVVIGLFTTPGRFSATVITIIGAAVGGLIYFIITYRSSLLEKVMGARVTGAIERKILRRNKQRSA from the coding sequence ATGTCTGATTCAAAATTGTTAAGAGGGACCTTTGTGCTAACGCTTGGCACTTATGTATCCCGAATTCTGGGAATGATTTATTTATTTCCATTTGCGATCCTTGTTGGAACCGTAGGGGGAGCACTGTTTGGTTATGGATATAACCAATATGCTATTTATTTAAGTATTGCTACAGCCGGTATGCCAATGGCCGTATCGAAATTTGTATCAAAATATAATGCACTCGGTGATTATTATACGAGTAGAAGAATGTATCGGGCCGGCATGAAATTAATGCTTGTCACAGGAATACTTGCATTTTTACTTTTATATTCGTTAGCGCCTGTTATGTCTAGAATTACACTTGGAGGTTCTGATTTAAATAACTCCTTAGAAGATGTAGTAATGGTTATGCGAATGGTTAGTGTTGCGTTAATTGTAGTACCGATGATGAGTTTAATGCGAGGATTTTTCCAAGGTCACCAGTCTATGGGACCCACAGCTGTTTCACAAGTAGTTGAACAACTTGTGCGGGTTGTCTTTTTATTAGCATCCACTTATATCGTCATCAAAGTTGTACATGGGAGTCTTGCGCTAGCCGTTGGATTTGCTACAATGGGTGCTTTTGTAGGAGCTCTTGCTGGACTTGCCGTATTAATTTGGTACTGGAAAAAACGAAAGCCTCATCTCGATAAAATGGTGAACGAGCAGACGGTAACGCCTACGCGTATTTCTACCGTATCCATTTTTAAAGAGCTGCTTACGTATTCATTGCCCTATGTATTTGTCAGCTTAGCTATTCCGCTTTATCAGTATGTGGATCAATTCACATTTAACCGTGCGATGGTAGCGGCTGGACAAAAAGAAATAGCGGAGTCCATGAACGGAATTGTTCAGTCTTATGTTCCAAAGCTTGTGATGATTCCTGTTTCATTAGCTACTGCATTCGGTTTGACTCTTGTACCAACGATTACACGTTCATTTGTGAATAAAGATTATAATGTATTGCAAAAGCAAATTGATCAAACATATCAAACGATTATGTTTCTTGTGCTGCCAGCATCTGTAGGGTTAATGGCTTTAGCTGGTCCAGCATATACGTTTTTCTTTGGAACAGATGCATCGGATGCGGGTGGAAATGTCTTGCTTTATTATGCACCCGTAGCTTTATTGTTCTCGTTTTTCACGGTTAATGGAGCTATTTTACAAGGGATCAACAAACAAAAATATGCTGTTTTAAGTCTATTATTTGGATTGATTGTGAAAATTGTCGTGAACGTGCCATTTATTCTTATGTTCCACGAGATCGGTTCAGTTTTAGCGACAGCACTAGGCTATATCGTATCTCTTGTTTATATGTTTGCGCTTATTCAAAAACACGCAAAATATAACTACAGTGAGTTTATAAAACGCTCTGTGCTCATTCTCATTTTTGTTGCGATTATGGGAATCAGCGTAAAAATTGTTTCAGTAGTAATTGGTCTGTTTACAACCCCAGGACGATTCTCTGCCACGGTTATTACGATTATAGGAGCAGCAGTAGGCGGCCTTATTTACTTTATTATTACCTATCGTTCAAGCCTGCTTGAAAAAGTAATGGGAGCGAGGGTAACAGGTGCAATTGAACGAAAGATACTGCGCCGAAATAAACAGCGCAGTGCATAA
- the cysK gene encoding cysteine synthase A: protein MKVVNNMADLIGETPLVKLNRLQPADGASVYLKLEFFNPSRSVKDRAAFNMIVEAEKAGLLNENSTIIEPTSGNTGIGLAMNAAARGYRSILVMPDTMTQERINLLKAYGAEVVLTPGDEKMPGAIRKAEELTKEIPNAFMPMQFENNANPDAHRKTTAKEIIEAMNDLGKDLSAFVATAGTGGTITGTGEVLRENYPNMTVHVVEPAGSPVLSGGRPGKHKLVGTSPGFIPDTLNIEVYDEILKIKDEQAYDITRRLASEEGILVGPSSGAACYAAIEVAKKLSPDQVVVCIACDTGERYLSSDLFSYE from the coding sequence GATTTGATTGGCGAGACACCTCTTGTTAAATTGAATCGTCTTCAACCAGCAGATGGAGCATCCGTTTACTTAAAACTAGAATTTTTTAATCCGAGCCGTAGTGTAAAAGACCGTGCTGCTTTTAATATGATCGTGGAAGCTGAAAAAGCAGGCTTGCTCAATGAAAATTCCACCATTATTGAACCAACGAGCGGAAATACAGGTATTGGCTTAGCTATGAATGCAGCAGCAAGAGGGTATCGTTCTATTTTAGTCATGCCCGATACGATGACTCAAGAACGAATTAACTTGTTAAAAGCATATGGTGCTGAAGTTGTTCTAACACCTGGCGATGAAAAAATGCCTGGCGCAATCCGTAAGGCAGAAGAGCTTACAAAAGAAATTCCAAATGCATTTATGCCCATGCAGTTTGAAAATAATGCAAACCCTGACGCACATCGAAAAACGACTGCTAAGGAAATTATTGAGGCAATGAACGATTTAGGAAAAGACCTATCTGCTTTTGTTGCTACTGCTGGAACAGGCGGAACGATCACGGGCACAGGTGAAGTCCTAAGAGAAAACTACCCAAATATGACCGTTCATGTTGTGGAACCAGCTGGGTCTCCTGTATTATCTGGAGGAAGACCTGGAAAGCACAAGCTTGTAGGAACAAGCCCTGGATTTATTCCTGATACGCTTAACATAGAGGTTTACGACGAAATTTTAAAAATTAAAGATGAACAAGCCTACGATATTACGCGACGCCTAGCTTCTGAAGAAGGGATTTTAGTCGGTCCTTCATCTGGCGCTGCGTGCTATGCTGCTATCGAGGTAGCCAAAAAATTATCTCCTGATCAAGTGGTCGTATGTATTGCTTGCGATACAGGTGAACGTTATTTATCAAGCGACCTATTCTCATATGAATAA
- a CDS encoding rhodanese-like domain-containing protein, protein MEEVKVITPEELQKRVENGEELHLVDVREDEEVAEGMIPTAKHIRMNDIPTNVDYFDKEKEYIFICRSGRRSENVCYYLQEQGYKVTNMVGGMLEWEGKTVNK, encoded by the coding sequence ATGGAAGAAGTAAAAGTGATTACGCCTGAAGAGCTTCAAAAACGCGTTGAAAATGGAGAAGAGCTTCATTTAGTTGATGTTCGCGAAGATGAGGAAGTAGCAGAAGGAATGATTCCAACTGCTAAACACATTCGTATGAATGATATTCCAACCAATGTGGATTATTTCGATAAAGAAAAAGAATATATTTTCATTTGCCGTTCTGGACGCCGCAGTGAAAACGTATGTTACTACCTTCAAGAACAAGGTTATAAAGTAACAAATATGGTTGGCGGTATGTTAGAGTGGGAAGGAAAAACGGTTAATAAATAA
- the pepV gene encoding dipeptidase PepV, translating to MTAINWKEEVQKREAEILAETQRFLQIKSVLTSTEKKEEPFGPGVAQALHFLLNKGKNDGFSVKNVDGYAGHIEAGEGKDLLGILCHVDVVPEGDGWSVDPYGGEIKDGKIFARGAIDDKGPTMAAYYAMKIVKDLGLPLSKRVRMIIGTDEESDWRCVDHYFNHEEMPTMGFAPDADFPIIYAEKGITDVEIRQQPIEGTKGSVQLTSFVSGRRYNMVPDLATAVLEFHSETDIKNKYDQFLKDKSLKGSITEKSGAYTLTLEGVSAHGSVPDKGKNAGLTLLRFLHTLELDEQANQFVGYANAYLVQDALGEKMGLNRKDEVTGDLTINVGIMSYNQEEAGHFGLNIRYPVSAHIDDIIDTIKEKSESYQMTIKHFTDSKPHHVNQKHELIQTLQKVYQEQTNEEPTLISIGGGTYARALEAGVAFGPLFPGREEVAHEKDEYMVIEDLLRATAIYAQAIYELAK from the coding sequence ATGACAGCAATTAATTGGAAAGAGGAAGTGCAAAAAAGAGAAGCTGAAATTCTAGCTGAGACGCAGCGTTTTTTGCAAATTAAAAGTGTTTTGACAAGCACAGAAAAAAAAGAAGAGCCATTTGGACCTGGAGTTGCTCAAGCGCTTCACTTTCTTTTAAACAAAGGAAAAAATGACGGGTTTTCCGTCAAGAACGTAGACGGATATGCAGGTCATATTGAAGCGGGAGAAGGAAAAGACCTTCTTGGCATTTTGTGTCACGTAGACGTCGTTCCTGAAGGAGACGGGTGGTCGGTTGATCCATACGGCGGTGAAATAAAAGACGGGAAAATTTTTGCTAGAGGAGCAATCGACGATAAGGGCCCGACGATGGCTGCTTATTATGCGATGAAAATTGTGAAAGATTTAGGGCTTCCTCTATCTAAGCGGGTTCGAATGATTATTGGAACGGATGAAGAAAGTGACTGGAGATGTGTGGACCACTACTTCAATCATGAAGAGATGCCAACGATGGGATTTGCGCCGGATGCGGATTTTCCTATCATTTATGCTGAAAAAGGCATTACAGATGTAGAAATTCGCCAGCAGCCCATTGAAGGAACAAAGGGAAGCGTCCAGCTTACATCATTTGTCTCTGGGCGACGCTACAATATGGTTCCTGATCTTGCAACAGCTGTTCTTGAATTCCATAGTGAAACGGATATTAAAAATAAATATGATCAATTTTTAAAAGATAAATCTTTAAAAGGTTCAATAACCGAAAAGAGCGGTGCGTATACACTTACTCTAGAAGGAGTTTCAGCACATGGAAGCGTGCCTGATAAAGGGAAAAATGCTGGGCTTACACTTCTTCGCTTTTTACACACATTAGAACTTGATGAACAAGCTAATCAGTTTGTAGGTTATGCAAATGCGTATTTAGTCCAAGATGCACTAGGAGAAAAAATGGGCTTAAATCGCAAAGATGAGGTCACGGGTGATTTAACGATAAATGTGGGAATCATGTCTTATAATCAAGAAGAAGCGGGGCACTTTGGCTTAAATATTCGCTATCCTGTATCAGCTCATATTGACGATATTATTGATACGATTAAAGAAAAAAGTGAATCTTATCAAATGACTATCAAACATTTTACAGATTCTAAACCACATCACGTCAATCAAAAACATGAGCTTATTCAAACGCTTCAAAAGGTTTACCAAGAACAAACAAATGAAGAACCTACGCTTATTTCAATTGGAGGAGGAACATATGCCAGAGCATTAGAAGCGGGTGTGGCATTTGGACCTCTTTTCCCAGGCCGTGAAGAAGTAGCGCACGAAAAAGACGAGTACATGGTAATTGAAGATTTGCTTCGTGCAACAGCTATTTATGCACAGGCTATTTACGAATTGGCTAAATAA
- a CDS encoding sporulation protein Cse60 — translation MIQVKMFDKEHEKDLEFAVNRFLRKLEDEDVVDIKYQVTVDVDCDEQVYCFSAMVMYKA, via the coding sequence ATGATACAGGTGAAAATGTTTGATAAAGAGCATGAAAAAGATTTAGAGTTTGCGGTGAACCGATTTTTACGCAAATTAGAAGATGAAGACGTCGTGGATATTAAGTACCAAGTCACAGTGGATGTTGATTGTGATGAGCAGGTGTACTGTTTTTCAGCCATGGTTATGTATAAAGCCTAG
- a CDS encoding pseudouridine synthase: MRLDKLLSTIGYGSRKEVKGLLKTGAVKVDGTAVKDAKVHVNPDEQEITVHGEAVSYREFVYFMLHKPQGVISATEDSLHETVLDLLEIDDAVYDPFPVGRLDKDTEGLLLLTNDGQLAHQLLSPKKHVPKTYFAKINAPVTEEDAEAFRQGVTLDDGYVTKSAELKVLTSGVESEIELTIVEGKFHQVKRMFEARGKKVTYLKRLSMGALLLDESLDLGEYRELTEEELALLQKSNA; the protein is encoded by the coding sequence ATGCGTTTGGATAAATTGCTTTCTACCATTGGGTACGGAAGCCGAAAAGAAGTTAAAGGTCTTTTAAAGACTGGAGCTGTTAAGGTAGACGGTACAGCGGTTAAAGATGCTAAGGTACATGTTAATCCAGATGAACAAGAAATAACTGTGCATGGCGAAGCCGTTTCTTACCGAGAATTTGTTTACTTTATGCTGCATAAGCCGCAAGGTGTCATATCAGCGACGGAAGATTCTCTTCATGAAACAGTTTTGGACTTATTGGAAATTGACGATGCTGTGTATGACCCATTTCCGGTAGGGCGTTTAGACAAAGATACAGAAGGGCTCTTGCTGCTGACAAATGATGGTCAGCTTGCACATCAGCTGCTATCTCCTAAAAAGCACGTTCCTAAAACGTATTTTGCAAAAATTAATGCGCCGGTGACTGAAGAAGATGCTGAAGCATTTAGACAGGGTGTCACTCTTGATGATGGATACGTAACAAAATCAGCAGAGTTAAAGGTACTAACAAGCGGTGTGGAATCAGAAATTGAATTAACGATCGTTGAAGGGAAATTTCATCAAGTGAAGCGTATGTTTGAAGCAAGAGGAAAAAAAGTAACGTATTTAAAACGTTTATCTATGGGAGCTTTGCTATTAGACGAGTCGTTAGATTTAGGAGAGTACAGGGAGTTAACGGAAGAAGAACTAGCTTTATTACAAAAATCAAATGCCTAA
- a CDS encoding DeoR family transcriptional regulator, translating to MKPSTNRMLTRIKSVYMFICKNGTVTTQELVDEFGITPRTIQRDLNVLAYNDLVRSPSRGTWTTTQKKVKMSS from the coding sequence TTGAAACCTTCAACTAATCGAATGCTAACTCGTATCAAATCGGTCTATATGTTCATTTGTAAAAATGGAACAGTTACAACGCAAGAGCTCGTAGACGAATTTGGTATTACACCAAGAACCATTCAGCGTGACTTGAATGTGTTAGCATATAATGATTTAGTTCGCAGCCCAAGTCGCGGTACATGGACGACTACGCAAAAGAAGGTCAAGATGTCATCCTAG